The Phycisphaerae bacterium genome segment ACGATGAAGAGCTTCGATCTGGTCAAACCGCGACCTTTTGTCCGTTTGTGCCAACAGGGTCTTCTCGTCGCGTCTTGCGGGCCGGGCCATCAACCACCAGGGTGAGATGGCCAGGTTGTGGCCTTCGTCCAGGATACGCCCCATTTCCTCGATCGAGAAAGACGAGGTGAAAACCGGATACCGCCCTTGGGCGGCCCACGGCTTGCGATGGATCACCGCCAGGCTTTCGATCTGCGCGCCGTCGCACACATCCAACAGGGCGGTATGCTCGGCGCCTTCCAGAATCACCACCGCATCCGGAACGTGCTTGCGCATCTCATCACGCACCCGCCGGACCAGTTCCACCGCTCCGCGGTTGAATGACTCGGGATCCCGGCCTTCCGGATGGGCCGGATTGTGGTTTTTCCATCCCCATTGAAGCCCGTAGCTGTCCAGGTGAACGCCATCGATTCGGAAATCACGGGCGAGCCGGGCGGCGACCTCGACGAGGTAGTCCGTCCAACCCGATCCCGGACCGGGGTACATCAGGTAAAACCGGTCACCGGTCCCGTCGTACGGATAGTATCTGCCCGTCTCATCCATCATAGCCCATTGCGGCCCTTTTGTGCGACCAAGGTCGGTGTTGCGTGAGATGATGAATGCTTCGAGATAGACGATGACCCGCCCGTCAAGGCGATGCACCTTCTCGATGCCTTGGCGAAAAGCGGTGTCTCCTCCCCACTTGAGTTTCGGCCGGTACTCCGCCTTGTGTTCGTAATCCGGCTCCCAGTAGCCGACCAGGTACAGAACGTTCGTCCCGAGCCGGCGAGCATCGTCGAGCACCTTATCGAGGTCGTTGAACGACTCGAAGCCCTCGTCTCGGTGGGCCTTGAACTTCATGAGGCTGGCGCCGGCCCCGGAGTTTTCCCACGGACAGTAGAAGGCACGGGTGTTGCGCCACCATTCGGGAATATCGGAGCGGGAGGGGTAGCGCGGTTCAGAGCCGACCGCTGAAAGGGGGCCGACCAGGGCCGGCACCACGACGAGAATACTCCTCAGGGAGCTTGGACTCAAGCGAGGGAATCGACGACAGAACCGCCCAGAGGGCTTCATGACAGACCGCTGCCGTCGGACTGATCGTCGCCGGATGAACGACTCGGCAGGACGAAGCCCTTGCGATCACAGATCACGCGCATGATTTCGTTGAACCGCTGGATCACCAGCGCATCCAACCTCAGCAAGCGCACCGCCGCGCCGTCGCGGTATTCCAGGTCCACCCAGGCCTTGTCCTTGTACTGGTCGGTCTTCAGCCGGGTCATCGAGTGGTACG includes the following:
- a CDS encoding DUF6259 domain-containing protein, with translation MSPSSLRSILVVVPALVGPLSAVGSEPRYPSRSDIPEWWRNTRAFYCPWENSGAGASLMKFKAHRDEGFESFNDLDKVLDDARRLGTNVLYLVGYWEPDYEHKAEYRPKLKWGGDTAFRQGIEKVHRLDGRVIVYLEAFIISRNTDLGRTKGPQWAMMDETGRYYPYDGTGDRFYLMYPGPGSGWTDYLVEVAARLARDFRIDGVHLDSYGLQWGWKNHNPAHPEGRDPESFNRGAVELVRRVRDEMRKHVPDAVVILEGAEHTALLDVCDGAQIESLAVIHRKPWAAQGRYPVFTSSFSIEEMGRILDEGHNLAISPWWLMARPARRDEKTLLAQTDKRSRFDQIEALHRYHNILLVNGRLPQPVADFDGLSQGILEHLNRNGWTSRFSHPPLVEAAQRYIAAYNRDEGRLTRVPADLIRQMLLAASSRPAAASRPG